Part of the Nitrospinota bacterium genome, CGCTCCGGACGATGCGTACTACATGTCCCAGAACAAGTTCTCCACCGGCCTGTTTACCCCGACCGGCATCATCTTTGCCGTTAACTTCGAGGAACAGGATATCGACGAAACCAGCCCGACTTACGGCAAATCCGTTAAGCTGATGCCGGTTGACGGCGAGCCGCACGAGGGCCGCCAGATATTTGCCACGTACATCCAGAGATGGAATACGGGTAAAGGTGAAGATCTGTTTGAAAAGGGCTACGATCTCGGCGACTATCACGTCAGCTTCGGCGAAAAAGGCCGGCCGGGTCTTCCCGCGAACCAGCACCCGCAGCTCGAGCCGGTTCACACGGCCGACAGTAACCGCACTTGGATTCCCCGCGACGACGGCAAGCCCGGCGTGACGAAGGAAGGCGATGTGTACGTTGTCAGGGTAAAAGGCTTCTCCTACGGCTATGTGCCCCGCTTCATCCACGTCCCCAAGGGCGCGAAAGTCCGCTTGATCTATACCAATATAGACAAGGCGGCCGGTCTTACCAAGAACCCGGACGTTACCATGGGCTTCACGGCCGCTGGTTACTACGGTCCCCGGACGATGGTATTCGCCGTTCGTGGCATGTCCGCGGTAAACGAGTTCGTGGCCGATAAGGCCGGCGAATTCGAATATTACTGCCAGCAGTTCTGCGGACCGTTGCATCTCGAAATGCGCGGCACGTTGTTCGTTGATCCTCCGGGCGGCAAAGCCTCCATGGGCGTCGGCGATTACGACGAGATGTCCAAGCAAGAGACCATGCTTGCACCGCAGGAACACAAGTGGATCGTCGGCACCAACAAGCTGATGAACACCTTGCAGGAAGGCAAAGAACCGGTCATTTAATTGACAGGTTTGAGTTCTTCTGCCTGATTGGCGGTATAAAGAGGGGCCGGTTGCAAAACCGGCCCCTCTATTTTTTGTTGCGGAACATTGCTTACACGATGTAGTATACGTTGCATCGTTGAATTACGGGGGATCGTTTAAGTTATGAAGTTTGTTATGCGGGCGTTTGTTTGTTTAATTCTGGCGGCAGCCGTCTCTCCCGGATGCACAAAAAAATCGGCTAATTTTCCCGAGACAACACCTGAACTAGTCGCCACCCGGTTCTTCAAGCTTCTGGCGGATGGCGGACGTCTTGCCAATCAGGAAGCGTTTAAAATGGTATCCACAAAATATGGCGTGGTAAGCATCGACTCGTTCAGAAAATGGACGGAAAACATCGGATCGTCGAAGTCAAAGATTAAAGTGGCTCAGACGATTCTTCCGAAAGAGCCGAACAAAAATGGCGACTGGGTCGCGGTGGTGAAACTGGAAGTGAGCTCACCATCGCTATTTGACGCCGATTTCACCACTTCAAGCCAGATGAATCTCATTCTTGATGAAAAGGCCGGTGAGTGGCAAGTGGATTTCAATGCTGAAACGATAGACGAAACGGCATTCATGAAAGACACCGCGGGCGCAAATAGCGCGGAAGCGGCTGCAAAATAAGGCACACCATGAAAAAAATTATCGGATGGATTGACGAACGCCTTGGAATTGTCCAATTCTACCACAATCAGGTGGCATTTGAGCTGCCTGAAAGCGTTACCTTATGGCATTTTTTTAGCGGCCTAACCATCGGTTGTGTAGGTATCCAGTTTCTGACCGGTTTCTACATGGTCATGTACTATGTTCCGGAACCGAATCTTGCCCACCAAAGCATCCGGGAGATGTGCCAGCTATCCAACTTTGGCGCGTTGATGCGAAACCTGCACCGCTGGAGCGCGACATTCGGCGCCCTTTTCGTCATGCTGCATGTTTTTCACACGATGGGAAGAAAAGCGTATAAAAGCCCCCGCGAACTGAATTGGTTCACCGGCCTCGTCTTGGGGGTGATTTTTCTTCTTTTTCTTATAACCGGCATTATCGCGCCGTGGGACTGGAGAAGCTATTGGGAACTGATCATATGGGCCGACTGGGTTGACCTGATTCCGGTGGTCGGCAATTGGCTGAAAGGTCTCATTTTGGGATCGTTCACCCTTGGCCGTAATTTTGCGGTGCATATCATTATGTTGCCGATATTGTTTTTCGCCGTTCTTTTTGTCCATATTGTATTGATGCGGCGGCTTGGAATGGCCAAGAAAGTATGAACTGGCAAATAGGGGGAATCCAGCCATGAACGATACAAACGCCGGTAAGAAACGGGGATTATTCTGGTGGCCCACTTACCTGTTGATCCTTTCGATCATTATGGCCGCCTTGGTTGTGGTAATGGTCTATCTTTCGATCAAATATCCGGTGCCGTATTTGGCCCCCGACGAAGTCCCGATGCCGGACGAAGGTGAGAACATTCCCGGTCCCGAATGGATATTCCTGCTTTTCTGGCAGGGCTTTTGGTATTTTGGCGGCAGCATGAAAAAATTCCTTGTTTGGATGCCGGTCATTCCGATCTTGATGTTGGTATTTTTTATTTTTTTGCCGGCTATGTCCAAGGTGCCGTTTGACCGCATACCGGGACTTAAGAATCTGATTGAAAAGGCAAGGGGATTGAAGCCTGGGCTTATAAGAAGCTTTACTTTTGCCTTGCCCGCGGTGATATTCGCTTTCGTTATTCTTATCGGGGTTTATAAGAGCGGTCATCAGGCAAAAGTCCTTGGTTGCGATTCGTGCCACAACGCCGCGATGGGGTCGAGAATGGACAAGGCCCCCGCGAACGTGGCGAAGTATTATGCAACGGAACGCGCGCTGCAAATCGGGGTTGGCAAGTATCGGGCCGGCAAACTTCTCGCCGAAGGCGACACAAGCGGAGAAGCAAGCAGGGATGAAGGGCAGGGATACAAGGACGCAAATTGGCAAATGAGGCACATGTATGAACCTACGTTCACCTGGTAGCATTTCCCGGCGGACGTTTAAACCCCTATCCCTTTTGACCTCGGCGGGGTTGACGTTCTTGTTGGCCTTTACCGGAGCCGCGCGGGCTGCGGACGCGCCGGCAACGGGCCTCGGCGTAAAAGTAAAGCCGAAAATCACCGCCATCGCTCCAAAGGAAGTTAAAGGCGATGTGCGCATCGTTCAATATCCCGTGCCTTCCCGTTACGCCACGCCGTATGGCATAGCGGTGGACTCCAAAGACAGGGTATGGTGTACATTGATGAGCGCCAACTCGCTGCTCAGTCTTGACCCCGCGAAGGGCGAGTTCAAAACTTACCGGATACCTTCCACCGAAGGGTTGCCGGAATCAGACTGGAAATACGACTCCAAAAACAGGACATCGCCGGATAAAGCCTACAACGTTTACAGTGTCGGCAGCCCCGGCAATGTGATCGTGGGGAAAAACGATATCATCTGGTTTGTGATGCATTTGGGCAACAGTATTGTCCGGTTCGATCCGGCCACCGAGGAATTCACCGAATTTCTCTTGCCGACCAAAAACGGCCAGCCGTATGATTTGGCAGAAGATTTTCGCGGCCGGATATGGTTTGTGGAAAAGAACGGTTCGAAGTTCGGGTTCCTTGACACCGCTAATAAGAAAATAACCGAAATACCGCTTCCGGCCGGAAGCCAGTTGATGGGGATCGCGGTGGATGCCGCCGGGATTGTTTACCTGAGCGAAGTCAGCAACAACTATATCGGCAAGTATGAACCGGAAACCCGGAAATTCAGGCAATTCCCGATTCCCGCGGTGAAGGCGCAGCCGGGGAAGATGCAGTTCGGTAAAGCGGGGATGCTTTGGTTTTGTGCATTGCACTCCAAGCAGATCGGCGTTCTTTATACCGACAAAGGATTGTTTGGGCTGACCGAACCGCCGGGCTACAATGCCGCTCCGCAAGCCATTGCTCCGGCCAAAGACGGGTATATCTGGTACATTGACAGCATGATGAACACTATCGGGTATTTTGACCAGCAGGCCGTCAGTTTCGGTACCTTCGAGCTTCCTTCGATGGGCGCCCAGCCGATGAGCATCGCCATCGATTCGAAAGGGGATGTCTGGTTTACCGAAAGCGACAGGGGCGCAAATCAGATATCAATGCTGATCCGTTCATCGGTTCCCAAAGGCAATGCGTTGCCCCACGTCCATGCGGCCCCTGGCGGCCATGCCCATTAAATCCGGATAAAGAACTTCCCATGGCGTTTTCGGCATATTCAAATCGCGGTTGCCACAGCGTGCCGCTTCAGCGGCGTTTGATGATGGGACGGTTGACCGGCTTGGCAAACGGTTCGGCTTTCAAGGGAATCCTGTTGGCCTTGATGTTGTCGGTTGCCGCCGCTCCGGTGGCGCGCGGCTATGAGCTGATAACAGAGTACGATATCCCGCAAAAAGAGAGCTATCCCACCGCCATTACCTCCACGGCGGATGGCAAAATCTGGTTTATCGAATTCAATGCCAACGCGCTGGTAAGTTTCGATACTGAGTCGGGCGTAATGAAGGAATTTCCCATTCTTTCGGGTAAAAGCCACGCCATGGATATCGCCGCTGACGGAAACGGCATCCTGTGGGTGGCGGAGCAGGATGTCAACGTGATAGGGAGGTTCGATCCCCGGACGGGAACTTTTAAGGAGTATCTGATTCCATTCAAGGACGTCAACCCGATCGTGGTGTATGCCGCGCGTAACGGTGATATATGGACACTTGGCTGGAATAACAACATGCTGGTTCGTTTCCGGCCCGGCACCGAAAAATTCGACAACTTCCATATTCCGACGCCGAACAGCAGCAGTTTTGATCTGACGGAGGATCACGCCGGCAACATATGGTTCGTCGAACGTGGCGGCAACAAGATCGCCATGTTCAACCCCGAAAAAAAGAAGTTCCGCGAGTGGGCCTTGTCGGAGTCCATACAGTCCCCCCTTGGCACGGCGATCGATTCCAAAGGGATGGTCTGGTACCTCAAAATGGTCGACAACATGATTGTGCGTTTCGATCCGAAAACGGCGAAGCAAGAGACTTTCGACATGCCGAAAAACAAGGGAACCAAGGAAATAGCGATAGACCAATCGGATAACATCTGGATGGTTCAACACACCGATAACAGGTTGCTCCGCTTCAACACCAAAACCGCCACGATGCAAACTTTCGATCTCGCCGAAGGGGAATCGAAGCCGAACTCCCTGGCGATAGACCACAAGGGGCGTGTTTGGTTTACCGAATCCGGCACCGGGAAACTAGGCATGCTGGACACCGCAAAGCTGCTTGACGAAAAGAGAAAGATGCGGGTTAAGATAAAGACCACCGAGAAACTATTCAGGTGAAAAGGGCCTTCCTTTTCGGTCTTTTTTTCATTTCAGGCTCCGCCGGCCTTATCTACGAGATTGTCTGGGTAAGGGAACTGACCCTTTTGCTGGGCGTAAGCATTTACGCGGTGAGCGCGGTGCTGGTCGCGTTCATGGGGGGCCTCGGCTTCGGCGCGGTATACTTTGGCAAAAAGCTGGATCGGGGCCTCGCTCCAATACGGCTTTACGCCGCCCTTGAGATGGCAATCGCGGTCTATGTGCTTTTATTCCCCTTTATCCTGCAGGGCCTTGAGAGGGCGTATGTACTGTTGCATCCGGGTGACGGGGGAAACCCGCTATACGTCATGGCGTTGCGTTTCGTTCTGGCGATATCGGCGCTTTTGATCCCCACCGCCCTGATGGGGGGCACACTTCCCGCGTTAAGCCGTTATCTTGCGCAAAGCGGGCGAGGTATCGGCAAATCGGTGGGGAGCCTGTACGCGGTCAATACGCTGGGCGCGGTGGTTGGATGCGTTCTCGCGGGTTTTTGGCTGATCGAGCATATCGGCCTGTCGGGTTCCCTCAGGGTTGGCGCGGTGATGAACATCGTGTGCGGCATCGGCGCGTTCCTGCTGGCGGCGGAGGCCGGTTGGGCATCCGTTCCCGCCAGTGAAGTGAAAGCGGCTTCGACATCGGCGGATGACTTCGTTTTACCGCGCAAATCCATCCTGTTCCTTTTCGGCGTTTCAGGTTTTTGCGCAATGGCCCTCGAAGTCCTTTGGACAAGGATGTTCATTCTCCTTTTGAATAACACCACTTATGCGTTCTCCCTGATATTGGCGATTTTCCTTTTGGGAATCGGCACCGGG contains:
- a CDS encoding SMP-30/gluconolactonase/LRE family protein — protein: MAFSAYSNRGCHSVPLQRRLMMGRLTGLANGSAFKGILLALMLSVAAAPVARGYELITEYDIPQKESYPTAITSTADGKIWFIEFNANALVSFDTESGVMKEFPILSGKSHAMDIAADGNGILWVAEQDVNVIGRFDPRTGTFKEYLIPFKDVNPIVVYAARNGDIWTLGWNNNMLVRFRPGTEKFDNFHIPTPNSSSFDLTEDHAGNIWFVERGGNKIAMFNPEKKKFREWALSESIQSPLGTAIDSKGMVWYLKMVDNMIVRFDPKTAKQETFDMPKNKGTKEIAIDQSDNIWMVQHTDNRLLRFNTKTATMQTFDLAEGESKPNSLAIDHKGRVWFTESGTGKLGMLDTAKLLDEKRKMRVKIKTTEKLFR
- a CDS encoding cytochrome b N-terminal domain-containing protein, whose translation is MKKIIGWIDERLGIVQFYHNQVAFELPESVTLWHFFSGLTIGCVGIQFLTGFYMVMYYVPEPNLAHQSIREMCQLSNFGALMRNLHRWSATFGALFVMLHVFHTMGRKAYKSPRELNWFTGLVLGVIFLLFLITGIIAPWDWRSYWELIIWADWVDLIPVVGNWLKGLILGSFTLGRNFAVHIIMLPILFFAVLFVHIVLMRRLGMAKKV